A section of the Methanococcus vannielii SB genome encodes:
- a CDS encoding DEAD/DEAH box helicase — MDSFRNLGLSEDIINALEKKGFTEPTPIQEKAIPILIKGEMDIVGQAQTGTGKTAAFGLPIIETIDTNSRNTQALILTPTRELAIQVAEEIDSLKGSRRLNIFPVYGGQSIDRQIKELKRGVQIVVGTPGRILDHISRRTIKLENVSYVVLDEADEMLNMGFIDDVEEILKSVNTEKRMLLFSATLPDSIMKLAENYMRDYETIKVKKQQLTTNLTDQSFYEISPRDKFELLSRIMDTEKEFYGLIFCKTKADVDDLSARLVERGYPAEGLHGDMTQAQREKTLDKFKRRRTTVLVATDVAARGIDINELTHVVNYDLPQNPESYVHRIGRTGRAGKQGYAITFVEPSEFRKFKYILKIAKTEIRREEVPDIKDVIGAKRRKIKTDIKTLMESGKFGEYEKMAEELLEEGEAKDIIAAILKHAFKDEFLAENYKKIGKSSSQSSQRSDSQSNRKRQSFDGENIRLFVALGKLDKMNPKKLVEYISKKSEVKGRDIDEVKVFEKFSFVTVSSENAETIIDSFKNEKRGRRAIIEVASAN; from the coding sequence ATGGACAGTTTTAGAAATTTAGGCTTATCTGAGGATATAATCAACGCTTTGGAGAAAAAAGGTTTTACTGAACCTACTCCTATTCAAGAAAAAGCAATTCCAATATTAATAAAAGGTGAAATGGATATTGTAGGTCAGGCACAAACCGGTACTGGAAAAACCGCCGCTTTTGGACTTCCAATTATCGAAACAATTGATACTAACTCTAGAAATACCCAAGCACTTATTTTGACACCTACAAGGGAATTAGCAATACAGGTTGCAGAAGAAATCGATTCTTTAAAGGGTTCAAGAAGATTAAATATATTCCCAGTTTATGGCGGTCAATCAATTGACAGGCAAATAAAAGAGTTAAAAAGGGGAGTTCAGATAGTTGTAGGAACCCCTGGAAGAATACTCGACCACATTTCAAGAAGAACAATAAAGCTTGAAAATGTTTCATACGTTGTTTTAGACGAAGCTGATGAAATGCTAAACATGGGTTTTATTGACGACGTTGAAGAAATTCTAAAATCCGTAAATACTGAAAAAAGAATGCTCTTATTTTCTGCAACACTTCCAGACAGCATTATGAAGCTTGCTGAAAACTACATGAGGGACTACGAAACAATTAAAGTTAAAAAGCAACAACTTACAACAAATTTAACTGATCAATCATTCTACGAAATTTCTCCAAGAGATAAATTTGAATTACTTTCAAGAATAATGGATACTGAAAAAGAGTTTTACGGTTTAATATTCTGTAAAACAAAAGCAGATGTAGATGACCTTTCAGCAAGATTAGTTGAAAGGGGCTACCCTGCAGAAGGTCTTCACGGTGACATGACCCAAGCACAAAGGGAAAAAACACTTGATAAATTTAAAAGAAGAAGAACAACAGTACTTGTAGCAACAGACGTTGCAGCAAGAGGAATTGATATTAACGAATTAACACACGTTGTAAATTATGATCTCCCGCAAAACCCTGAATCTTACGTTCACAGAATTGGGAGAACTGGAAGAGCTGGAAAACAAGGATATGCAATTACATTTGTAGAACCTTCAGAATTTAGAAAATTCAAATACATCTTAAAAATTGCAAAAACGGAAATTAGAAGAGAAGAAGTCCCAGATATAAAAGATGTTATCGGAGCTAAAAGGAGAAAAATAAAAACCGATATCAAAACCCTAATGGAATCTGGGAAATTCGGCGAATATGAAAAAATGGCTGAAGAATTATTGGAAGAGGGCGAAGCAAAGGATATAATTGCAGCGATTTTAAAACATGCATTTAAAGATGAATTTTTGGCTGAAAACTACAAAAAAATTGGAAAAAGTTCAAGTCAATCAAGTCAAAGGTCTGATTCCCAAAGTAACCGGAAAAGACAATCATTTGACGGGGAAAACATAAGACTCTTTGTTGCATTAGGAAAACTCGATAAAATGAATCCTAAAAAACTTGTAGAGTACATTTCTAAAAAGTCAGAAGTTAAAGGAAGAGATATTGACGAAGTAAAAGTCTTTGAAAAATTCTCATTTGTAACCGTTTCTTCTGAAAATG